A DNA window from Drosophila sechellia strain sech25 chromosome X, ASM438219v1, whole genome shotgun sequence contains the following coding sequences:
- the LOC6617577 gene encoding uncharacterized protein LOC6617577 has translation MPKHTPYTWRQPDFPGDESDVAWKDPTLLVICQNADVSKAMQPLIHALKQPFAPGLVVSVFVHETMRDSFCDQVRNSMERMHHQAATHSTYVKAVEMINCLRAEVVSMLTPDDIRFQFRMSDASPVIVCEFDHSFFGGSRPSSVVTLHTFRNATELPRLLATERVPFVSVAVWGNHMATVYEAALQLDISVVYINCHGISLTPIKSFLDAGKPHVVLAQYHHFEVILHAGKHRAIVYPAIIIGEPPVRASAGSDKKSAKEEQRRVKDVKKRDEKSSPNSNVDCCHTLILKLN, from the coding sequence ATGCCGAAACACACTCCATACACATGGCGCCAACCGGACTTTCCCGGTGATGAAAGCGACGTGGCCTGGAAGGATCCCACCCTGCTGGTCATCTGCCAGAATGCCGATGTGTCCAAGGCGATGCAGCCGCTCATACACGCCCTGAAGCAGCCCTTTGCTCCTGGCCTGGTGGTCAGTGTCTTTGTCCACGAGACGATGAGGGATTCGTTTTGTGATCAAGTGCGCAACTCCATGGAACGAATGCACCACCAGGCGGCCACTCACTCCACCTATGTGAAGGCAGTGGAAATGATTAATTGTCTCCGGGCGGAAGTGGTCAGCATGCTGACGCCAGACGACATTCGCTTCCAGTTCAGAATGTCTGATGCTTCGCCGGTTATTGTATGCGAATTCGATCATAGTTTCTTTGGAGGATCGCGACCCAGTTCGGTGGTGACTTTGCACACATTTCGCAATGCCACCGAATTACCCCGTCTTTTGGCCACCGAACGTGTACCATTTGTAAGTGTCGCCGTTTGGGGAAACCATATGGCCACCGTTTATGAGGCGGCTTTGCAATTGGATATCTCAGTAGTGTATATCAACTGCCACGGAATATCACTGACTCCCATCAAGAGCTTTCTCGACGCCGGAAAGCCGCACGTGGTGCTGGCCCAGTACCATCATTTCGAGGTGATTCTCCACGCCGGCAAGCATCGGGCTATCGTGTATCCGGCTATTATAATCGGCGAGCCACCAGTCCGGGCATCGGCGGGATCGGATAAAAAGTCCGCAAAGGAAGAGCAGCGGCGTGTGAAAGATGTCAAAAAACGAGATGAGAAATCCTCGCCAAATTCCAATGTCGATTGTTGCCACACGCTcatattgaaattaaattaa